The following are encoded together in the Corticium candelabrum chromosome 1, ooCorCand1.1, whole genome shotgun sequence genome:
- the LOC134182885 gene encoding mammalian ependymin-related protein 1-like encodes MTFRPRGKVTKSRRFSRRGHADEERTLVTSSKRMFSAFVFLAVGVLCSAASNSTVVAPPARCESPKQWEGTAWFTQERTGTVRSIDISYDAVNRRIRSVTTIVVGPYAGFSMEAILLFDENRFYFLPGETKLCVELNKFFEFKPVGVPPDAEFQYSVTYGLGKNSVHSNTWGKSYKVDVENDGMEYPWVHHHHDHHGHTHTWYFAFTDDLCAPVLETIYEGDLLDKDDADDPTEILDQIRYTALSAGINNPDVFKPPSYCNSGGSKNATLMAMLGDTFEWRGFMFV; translated from the exons ATGACGTTCCGACCTAGGGGTAAGGTGACCAAATCACGCCGATTCAGTCGACGAGGTCACGCCGACGAGGAGCGAACGTTGGTCACGTCTTCCAAGAGAATGTTCTCCGCTTTCGTCTTTCTTGCCGTGGGCGTTCTGTGCAGCGCGGCTTCCAATTCTACTGTGGTAGCGCCTCCAGCGCGCTGCGAAAGTCCAAAGCAATGGGAAGGCACGGCTTGGTTTACGCAGGAAAGGACAGGGACGGTTAGATCGATCGACATCTCGTATGACGCGGTGAACAGACGCATTCGATCTGTAACTACGATCGTCGTTGGCCCATATGCAGG gtTTTCGATGGAGGCGATCCTATTGTTCGACGAAAATCGGTTTTACTTTCTGCCGGGAGAAACCAAGCTTTGCGTT GAACTCAACAAGTTTTTTGAATTCAAGCCCGTTGGTGTTCCACCAGATGCCGAATTCCAGTATTCAGTTACTTACGGACTTGGCAAGAACTCTGTGCACAGCAACACTTGGGGAAAGTCGTACAAAGTTGACGTTGAAAACG ACGGAATGGAGTATCCATGGGTTCATCATCATCACGATCACCATggccacacacatacatggtATTTTGCATTCACAGACGACCTCTGTGCTCCTGTCCTGGAGACTATCTACGAAGGAGATCTGTTAGACAAGGATGACGCTGATGACCCTACAGAAATTCTTGATCAAATCCGATACACTGCCCTGAGCGCTGGGATTAATAACCCTGATGTGTTTAAGCCACCTTCCTACTGCAACAGCGGCGGGAGCAAAAATGCTACTCTGATGGCTATGTTGGGCGATACCTTTGAGTGGCGCGGCTTTATGTTTGTGTAG
- the LOC134190539 gene encoding peroxisomal membrane protein 2-like, translating to MSVADASGTEGRRSPSPTLQQRLLKLLSLYNYHLKKNPVVTKSVTNALLTGLGNFAAQKIRGPTVQWRSVAAFSTFGLVFSGPLFHHFYLQLNKAFPPKSQQAVVKKIFVDRVVFGPPFFVLFFYVIALLEGRGFAAAWQSVKDLLWPALKMSWKVWTVVQAINLKYVPVEYQVLFTSLVSFLWTIYVALLR from the exons ATGTCGGTGGCAGATGCTAGTGGTACAGAAGGACGACGGAGTCCGAGTCCGACGCTGCAACAACGCTTGCTGAAATTGCTATCACTTTACAATTATCATCTGAAGAAAAACCCAGTTGTCACCAAATCAGTGACGAA TGCTCTTCTAACGGGACTTGGCAACTTTGCAGCACAAAAGATTCGCGGGCCAACGGTACAATGGAGGAGCGTGGCTGCTTTTTCAACGTTTGG GCTCGTGTTTTCTGGTCCTTTATTTCATCATTTCTATCTACAATTGAATAAGGCGTTTCCTCCTAAGTCGCAACAAGCTGTCGTAAAGAAGATTTTTGTTGATCGTGTCGTGTTCGGTCCACCATTCTTTGTCTTGTTCTTCTACGTCATTGCATTGCTGGAG GGAAGAGGTTTCGCTGCCGCATGGCAGTCGGTTAAGGATCTGTTGTGGCCTGCTTTGAAAATGAGTTGGAAGGTGTGGACAGTTGTGCAGGCGATCAACCTGAAGTACGTTCCTGTGGAG TACCAGGTCTTGTTTACCAGTCTAGTTTCATTCTTATGGACAATTTATGTGGCACTGCTGCGTTGA
- the LOC134176130 gene encoding trichohyalin-like: MYNGIGLQTPRGSGTNGYVQRNLSFVRKHRERVSYNTSEDVAKLDNMLCKQPNKEILDHNKKRKIEVRCMELRDKMEEQGYSDDEIESKVQELRTVLLVKEMPLSSAKEDKTSETHALAEMNQRKNTLLKEALGIDSSYQEGSAFDPERQKKKAAERAAKKEEEQLAKEHNQAESEQSQRKRQLDIEEKVETKKTKKKKQEESSELSSSSDSSDSESDSSDSDSSSSDDSSSSSEESENERHSRKHQMSAGKKRQKQRQRQESSKEDKAWNREQSRRSKNGMGDREGRREQSGRQDQEGRRGRDGEERKDRDREREKRRDREDDRDRDREREKRRDREDDRDREREKRRDREDDRDRDRDERRDRDREEQRRGGDREERRDRHKEERRDRNREERRDRGGREEQRDRHEKEKRNRHSDEHERRDRNRDDRRERKHRNDSHSDEDDRRDNRHRRDNRHRDDHSDSRSRSRSRSRSRSRLQTSATMTDSSPSTPQVKRKLLDGESEDFEPEQKTARTSDDEELTAEEAAAAEVQDLLARRKATVGAKEEIEREYEELSMAPEGQHSDFLKEIQGRAEIVNKGAVQNEGFRGKLLDNLAGRSDADNAKEDDEAAALAIIRGTHTGIEDASVVAPSHEDIVSAAKEKMHEATGIPKGMKFDINISPEDVDAADDDDMDGLDVSVDINLDVVVANPRLNTDIQKSRSALAYKGAMKNRRLPVCTVSGSKLVTEEIRKQRMAEVIAREETRAQAVQDVVEDSKREEPIVTSKPVMSTADKVRQALAEKLARPAREETKPTAQQQQVPEWVLARQQKEILKQSSKPGAKDAALSQSGENIEAVSDLPTSQTVIEQQVEEERQFKPSLSKLAALERPRRRSSKEMPAHQVVLRKTPGSSREGSTEKDVKPSRVQLKKVERKADTDQVHTRSITPDTEHEPVSQAKSSSQDQEKGSEEQTGSSEVGDSQERGYSGVQLRKASLENKPLARHSASPPGFTAVQLKSTDQKRHSPSPITNSKPESPSFVKQEEIESSQASDNSPAFTKVRLRSTGTRLSSLERELTTGDSKHEINESTASKPETRVEPAQSHKVENSNKKEEKRLPNTPTSEKAGEKLTSEKAGEKPTSERATLFAKKRAPPAVSRKPVVSYVTDDVPAWKKALMERRKMGKAAPIPHAPKQDVPLEADKIPQWKRDLMMRRKKTDDKIKIETTASAPNVNPVSSQEPAWFRDLQHKRKSRIESSSSVTSRMGRLSVADDNVPSFIKEFEGRRKKSATPARGLEPEWKKQLQRKASEQDINGGEMV; encoded by the exons ATGTACAACGGGATAGGTCTACAGACTCCTCGTGGGTCAGGAACTAATGGCTACGTTCAGAGAAATCTTTCGTTCGTTCGCAAGCATCGCGAGCGCGTGAGTTACAACACGAGCGAAGACGTGGCCAAGCTCGACAACATGTTATGCAAACAACCGAACAAGGAAATTTTAGATCACAACAAGAAGCGCAAGATCGAAGTTCGATGCATGGAGCTGCGAGACAAGATGGAAGAACAAGG ATACTCTGATGATGAAATAGAATCCAAAGTACAAGAGTTAAGGACTGTGTTGTTGGTAAAGGAAATGCCTCTTTCCAGTGCCAAGGAAGACAA GACTTCTGAAACTCATGCTTTGGCTGAGATGAACCAGCGTAAGAATACATTGTTAAAAGAGGCACTTGGTATCGACAGCAGCTATCAAGAAGGCAGTGCTTTTGATCCAGAGCGGCAAAAGAAAAAGGCAGCCGAACGAGCAGCCAAAAAGGAGGAAGAGCAATTGGCTAAGGAACATAATCAAGCAGAGAGCGAGCAGTCTCAGAGAAAGAGACAGCTTGATATTGAAGAGAAGGttgaaacaaagaaaacaaaaaagaaaaaacAGGAAGAAAGTTCCGAATTGTCGTCATCAAGTGACAGCTCAGATTCTGAGTCGGATAGTTCAGATTCTGACAGCAGCAGTAGTGACGACAGTTCTTCAAGCTCAGAAGAATCAGAAAATGAAAGACATTCTCGTAAACATCAAATGTCAGCTGGCAAGAAAAGACAAAAGCAGAGGCAGCGGCAGGAATCGTCAAAGGAAGACAAGGCTTGGAATCGAGAGCAAAGTAGGAGGAGTAAGAATGGCATGGGAGACAGAGAAGGGAGACGAGAGCAAAGTGGCAGGCAAGACCAAGAAGGTAGGAGAGGCAGAGACGGAGAGGAGAGGaaggacagagacagagagagggagaagaggagagacagagaagatgacagagacagagacagagagagggagaagaggagagacagagaagatgacagagacagagagagggagaagaggagagacagagaagatgacagagacagagacagggaCGAGagaagagacagagacagggaGGAGCAACGACGAGGTGGAGACAGGGAGGAgcgaagagacagacacaaggaGGAACGAAGAGACAGAAACAGGGAGGAACGAAGAGACAGAGGAGGAAGGGAAGAGCAGAGGGACAGACACGAAAAAGAGAAGAGGAATCGGCACTCAGATGAACACGAGCGAAGAGATCGAAACAGAGACGACAGGAGAGAGCGAAAGCACAGGAATGACAGCCACAGCGATGAAGACGACAGAAGAGACAATCGACATCGAAGAGACAATCGACATCGAGATGATCACTCTGACTCTCGAAGTCGGTCCCGAAGCCGTAGTCGCTCGAGG TCTCGTCTACAGACGTCAGCGACAATGACCGACTCATCACCGTCTACTCCGCAG GTCAAACGCAAGCTGCTCGACGGCGAAAGCGAAGACTTCGAGCCCGAACAGAAAACGGCGAGAACGAGCGACGACGAG GAATTGACTGCAGAAGAAGCCGCCGCTGCCGAAGTCCAGGATCTGTTGGCCAGAAGGAAAGCGACGGTAGGG GCTAAAGAAGAAATCGAGAGAGAATACGAAG AGCTCTCCATGGCACCGGAAGGTCAGCATTCTGATTTCTTGAAGGAGATTCAGGGTCGAGCAGAG attGTGAACAAGGGTGCCGTGCAGAATGAAGGCTTCAGGGGCAAGCTGTTGGACAACCTGGCCGGACGGTCTGATGCGGACAACGCCAAGGAAGATGACGAG GCTGCTGCTCTGGCAATTATTAGAGGCACTCACACGGGTATAGAG GATGCGAGTGTTGTTGCTCCATCACACGAAGATATAGTTTCTGCTGCTAAAGAAAAGATGCACGAAGCGACTGGCATACCAAAAGGGATgaagtttgatatcaatatttcaCCCGAAGATGTGGATGCAGCCGATGATGACGACATGGATGGGCTTGATGTtagtgttgatatcaatctgGATGTGGTG GTAGCTAATCCTAGACTCAATACTGACATTCAGAAATCTCGCTCAGCTCTTGCTTACAAAGGCGCAATGAAGAATAGACGTTTGCCGGTTTGTACAGTGAGTGGTTCCAAGTTGGTCACTGAGGAGATCAGGAAGCAGCGAATGGCTGAAGTGATTGCCAGAGAGGAGACGAGGGCACAAGCAGTACAAGATGTAGTAGAAGACAGCAAGAGGGAAGAACCTATTGTTACCAGCAAGCCTGTCATGAGCACGGCAGATAAAGTTCGACAGGCATTAGCGGAGAAATTGGCTCGTCCTGCTAGAGAGGAAACAAAACCGACTGCACAACAGCAGCAAGTTCCAGAGTGGGTTCTGGCTCGTCAACAAAAGGAGATCCTGAAGCAGTCATCCAAACCGGGTGCCAAGGATGCCGCATTATCACAGTCAGGCGAAAACATTGAAGCTGTAAGTGACCTTCCTACAAGTCAGACGGTGATAGAACAACAGGTTGAAGAAGAAAGGCAATTCAAACCTTCGCTGAGCAAATTGGCTGCATTGGAGAGACCACGTAGACGGTCAAGCAAAGAAATGCCTGCCCATCAAGTCGTACTGAGGAAAACACCAGGATCATCACGAGAAGGCTCTACAGAAAAGGATGTTAAGCCATCTAGAGTACAGTTGAAGAAAGTGGAGAGGAAAGCAGACACGGATCAGGTACACACTCGTAGTATCACACCAGATACGGAACACGAGCCAGTTTCTCAAGCAAAGTCGAGTAGTCAAGACCAGGAAAAGGGAAGCGAggaacagacaggcagcagTGAAGTCGGTGACTCTCAGGAACGAGGATACTCCGGAGTGCAATTACGAAAGGCGTCACTGGAAAACAAACCGCTGGCCAGACATTCAGCAAGTCCACCAGGTTTTACTGCAGTTCAGCTGAAGTCTACAGATCAGAAGAGACATTCGCCTAGTCCtatcacaaacagcaaacccGAGTCGCCATCATTTGTCAAACAGGAAGAAATAGAATCCAGTCAAGCATCGGATAATTCACCTGCATTTACAAAGGTCCGTTTACGTAGTACGGGCACTAGACTCTCATCATTGGAGCGAGAACTGACAACTGGCGACAGCAAACACGAGATAAATGAAAGTACTGCAAGTAAACCAGAAACCAGAGTGGAGCCAGCTCAAAGCCACAAAGTGGAGAATTCCAACAAGAAGGAAGAGAAGAGACTGCCAAATACACCGACTAGTGAAAAGGCCGGTGAAAAGCTGACAAGTGAAAAGGCCGGTGAAAAGCCAACAAGTGAAAGGGCCACTTTGTTTGCCAAGAAACGGGCACCTCCGGCAGTTAGTCGCAAACCCGTTGTCAGTTATGTGACCGACGACGTCCCTGCGTGGAAGAAGGCACTCATGGAAAGACGAAAGATGGGAAAAGCTGCTCCCATTCCTCATGCACCTAAACAGGACGTGCCACTGGAGGCCGACAAGATTCCCCAATGGAAACGCGACTTGATGATGAGAAGGAAGAAAACAGACGACAAAATAAAGATTGAGACTACAGCTAGT GCACCGAACGTGAATCCCGTTTCCAGTCAGGAGCCTGCGTGGTTTCGTGACCTTCAACATAAACGAAAAAGTAGGATTGAGAGCAGCTCAAGCGTGACCAGTAGGATGGGAAGACTATCGGTCGCTGACGACAACGTGCCCAGCTTCATAAAGGAGTTCGAAGGGCGAAGAAAGAAAAGTGCAACTCCAG CTCGTGGACTGGAGCCAGAGTGGAAAAAGCAGTTGCAACGAAAGGCATCGGAAC AGGATATAAACGGTGGTGAGATGGTATAG
- the LOC134182753 gene encoding zinc finger CCHC domain-containing protein 8-like isoform X1 gives MQSSSKDVSDTAIGRVTYFNNQSSIQARNEIESFFQYLASKQMNVHHDTNLTKEKQNDDDSSDTDTPQALGAVYYLMEFCLDKAGVPLPNGDSQRLTNCSIPLYNQVFQRYLPIEEQLQEAQECRSIQTCFNCGGDHTVADCPKPKDVHKISTAKHQFLGARSLSARYHRAFRYDQFKPGVLSPALQEALDIDKSRPVLPDFISRMRLYGYPPGHRLAAQEQVTLQLLSMHDAQGHVVVPYEDVDPDKERSLPCPIFPIKYPGFNAPNLEGFVDRPDYPPIRENHIQEAQMPISLPPAPSRKHQLSPLRGVSARKRRKETVHDSSVDMDVVSDANSEPEEGEILANVELEEYDPTNPSLEVRSGVSNNPASPSHETPTQAATLAGNTITDQSPGATAEESVADQSPEENTVGNSSVDHNQSQQEEKSEEYCPENNWSLDFPPGRVDLCAGIKGGQWKAIHKLLKARKK, from the exons ATGCAATCGTCGTCCAA GGATGTCAGTGACACTGCTATTGGAAGGGTGACATATTTCAACAATCAGTCATCGAT CCAAGCAAGAAATGAAATCGAAAGCTTTTTCCAATATCTCGCCTCAAAGCAGATGAATGTACATCACGACACGAATCTT ACGAAAGAAAAGCAAAACGACGACGACAGCAGTGATACTGATACTCCACAA GCTTTGGGTGCCGTCTACTATCTGATGGAATTTTGTTTGGACAAGGCCGGCGTTCCTCTTCCAAACGGTGATTCACAACGTTTGACAAATTGCAGTATACCTTT GTATAATCAGGTATTTCAGAGATATCTCCCGATAGAAGAGCAATTGCAAGAGGCACAAGA atgTCGAAGTATCCAGACGTGTTTCAACTGTGGTGGTGATCATACTGTCGCCGACTGTCCAAAG CCTAAAGACGTCCACAAGATTAGCACCGCAAAACATCAATTTCTCGGCGCACGTTCTTTGTCAGCAAG ATACCACAGAGCATTTAGATATGATCAGTTCAAGCCGGGCGTCTTGAG TCCTGCACTGCAAGAAGCATTGGACATCGATAAATCACGTCCAGTGCTTCCCGATTTCATCAGTCGAATGCGTCTGTATGGATATCCACCCGGGCACAGATTGGCGGCCCAAGAGCAGGTGACGCTGCAGTTACTGTCGATGCATGATGCACAAGGACACG TCGTCGTTCCTTACGAAGACGTCGATCCTGACAAAGAGAGAAGTCTTCCTT GTCCCATCTTTCCTATCAAGTACCCCGGTTTCAATGCTCCCAATCTCGAAGGCTTTGTTGAT AGACCCGATTATCCACCCATTCGAGAAAACCACATTCAAGAAGCACAGATGCCGATTTCCTTACCACCC GCTCCTTCAAGGAAACACCAGTTGTCTCCTCTGAGAGGCGTGTCTGCACGCAAGCGTCGAAAAGAGACAGTCCATGACTCGAGTGTCGACATGGATGTCGTTTCTGATGCAAATTCAGAGCCAG AGGAGGGAGAAATTCTGGCCAATG TTGAATTAGAAGAATACGACCCAACCAACCCATCACTGGAAGTAAGATCAGGCGTGTCTAACAACCCGGCCAGTCCATCGCATGAAACTCCTACACAAGCAGCCACATTGGCAGGAAACACGATCACCGACCAATCTCCCGGAGCAACTGCAGAAGAGAGCGTAGCTGATCAGTCACCTGAGGAAAACACCGTCGGCAATAGTTCGGTTGATCACAATCAGTCACAGCAAGAAGAGAAATCAGAAGAGTATTGTCCTGAAAATAACTGGTCGTTGGACTTCCCACCCGGTCGCGTTGATCTGTGCGCCGGTATCAAAGGTGGCCAGTGGAAAGCCATTCATAAGTTACTGAAAGCAAGAAAGAAGTGA
- the LOC134182753 gene encoding zinc finger CCHC domain-containing protein 8-like isoform X3, producing the protein MNVHHDTNLTKEKQNDDDSSDTDTPQALGAVYYLMEFCLDKAGVPLPNGDSQRLTNCSIPLYNQVFQRYLPIEEQLQEAQECRSIQTCFNCGGDHTVADCPKPKDVHKISTAKHQFLGARSLSARYHRAFRYDQFKPGVLSPALQEALDIDKSRPVLPDFISRMRLYGYPPGHRLAAQEQVTLQLLSMHDAQGHVVVPYEDVDPDKERSLPCPIFPIKYPGFNAPNLEGFVDRPDYPPIRENHIQEAQMPISLPPAPSRKHQLSPLRGVSARKRRKETVHDSSVDMDVVSDANSEPEEGEILANVELEEYDPTNPSLEVRSGVSNNPASPSHETPTQAATLAGNTITDQSPGATAEESVADQSPEENTVGNSSVDHNQSQQEEKSEEYCPENNWSLDFPPGRVDLCAGIKGGQWKAIHKLLKARKK; encoded by the exons ATGAATGTACATCACGACACGAATCTT ACGAAAGAAAAGCAAAACGACGACGACAGCAGTGATACTGATACTCCACAA GCTTTGGGTGCCGTCTACTATCTGATGGAATTTTGTTTGGACAAGGCCGGCGTTCCTCTTCCAAACGGTGATTCACAACGTTTGACAAATTGCAGTATACCTTT GTATAATCAGGTATTTCAGAGATATCTCCCGATAGAAGAGCAATTGCAAGAGGCACAAGA atgTCGAAGTATCCAGACGTGTTTCAACTGTGGTGGTGATCATACTGTCGCCGACTGTCCAAAG CCTAAAGACGTCCACAAGATTAGCACCGCAAAACATCAATTTCTCGGCGCACGTTCTTTGTCAGCAAG ATACCACAGAGCATTTAGATATGATCAGTTCAAGCCGGGCGTCTTGAG TCCTGCACTGCAAGAAGCATTGGACATCGATAAATCACGTCCAGTGCTTCCCGATTTCATCAGTCGAATGCGTCTGTATGGATATCCACCCGGGCACAGATTGGCGGCCCAAGAGCAGGTGACGCTGCAGTTACTGTCGATGCATGATGCACAAGGACACG TCGTCGTTCCTTACGAAGACGTCGATCCTGACAAAGAGAGAAGTCTTCCTT GTCCCATCTTTCCTATCAAGTACCCCGGTTTCAATGCTCCCAATCTCGAAGGCTTTGTTGAT AGACCCGATTATCCACCCATTCGAGAAAACCACATTCAAGAAGCACAGATGCCGATTTCCTTACCACCC GCTCCTTCAAGGAAACACCAGTTGTCTCCTCTGAGAGGCGTGTCTGCACGCAAGCGTCGAAAAGAGACAGTCCATGACTCGAGTGTCGACATGGATGTCGTTTCTGATGCAAATTCAGAGCCAG AGGAGGGAGAAATTCTGGCCAATG TTGAATTAGAAGAATACGACCCAACCAACCCATCACTGGAAGTAAGATCAGGCGTGTCTAACAACCCGGCCAGTCCATCGCATGAAACTCCTACACAAGCAGCCACATTGGCAGGAAACACGATCACCGACCAATCTCCCGGAGCAACTGCAGAAGAGAGCGTAGCTGATCAGTCACCTGAGGAAAACACCGTCGGCAATAGTTCGGTTGATCACAATCAGTCACAGCAAGAAGAGAAATCAGAAGAGTATTGTCCTGAAAATAACTGGTCGTTGGACTTCCCACCCGGTCGCGTTGATCTGTGCGCCGGTATCAAAGGTGGCCAGTGGAAAGCCATTCATAAGTTACTGAAAGCAAGAAAGAAGTGA
- the LOC134182753 gene encoding zinc finger CCHC domain-containing protein 8-like isoform X2: protein MISQARNEIESFFQYLASKQMNVHHDTNLTKEKQNDDDSSDTDTPQALGAVYYLMEFCLDKAGVPLPNGDSQRLTNCSIPLYNQVFQRYLPIEEQLQEAQECRSIQTCFNCGGDHTVADCPKPKDVHKISTAKHQFLGARSLSARYHRAFRYDQFKPGVLSPALQEALDIDKSRPVLPDFISRMRLYGYPPGHRLAAQEQVTLQLLSMHDAQGHVVVPYEDVDPDKERSLPCPIFPIKYPGFNAPNLEGFVDRPDYPPIRENHIQEAQMPISLPPAPSRKHQLSPLRGVSARKRRKETVHDSSVDMDVVSDANSEPEEGEILANVELEEYDPTNPSLEVRSGVSNNPASPSHETPTQAATLAGNTITDQSPGATAEESVADQSPEENTVGNSSVDHNQSQQEEKSEEYCPENNWSLDFPPGRVDLCAGIKGGQWKAIHKLLKARKK from the exons ATGATCAGCCAAGCAAGAAATGAAATCGAAAGCTTTTTCCAATATCTCGCCTCAAAGCAGATGAATGTACATCACGACACGAATCTT ACGAAAGAAAAGCAAAACGACGACGACAGCAGTGATACTGATACTCCACAA GCTTTGGGTGCCGTCTACTATCTGATGGAATTTTGTTTGGACAAGGCCGGCGTTCCTCTTCCAAACGGTGATTCACAACGTTTGACAAATTGCAGTATACCTTT GTATAATCAGGTATTTCAGAGATATCTCCCGATAGAAGAGCAATTGCAAGAGGCACAAGA atgTCGAAGTATCCAGACGTGTTTCAACTGTGGTGGTGATCATACTGTCGCCGACTGTCCAAAG CCTAAAGACGTCCACAAGATTAGCACCGCAAAACATCAATTTCTCGGCGCACGTTCTTTGTCAGCAAG ATACCACAGAGCATTTAGATATGATCAGTTCAAGCCGGGCGTCTTGAG TCCTGCACTGCAAGAAGCATTGGACATCGATAAATCACGTCCAGTGCTTCCCGATTTCATCAGTCGAATGCGTCTGTATGGATATCCACCCGGGCACAGATTGGCGGCCCAAGAGCAGGTGACGCTGCAGTTACTGTCGATGCATGATGCACAAGGACACG TCGTCGTTCCTTACGAAGACGTCGATCCTGACAAAGAGAGAAGTCTTCCTT GTCCCATCTTTCCTATCAAGTACCCCGGTTTCAATGCTCCCAATCTCGAAGGCTTTGTTGAT AGACCCGATTATCCACCCATTCGAGAAAACCACATTCAAGAAGCACAGATGCCGATTTCCTTACCACCC GCTCCTTCAAGGAAACACCAGTTGTCTCCTCTGAGAGGCGTGTCTGCACGCAAGCGTCGAAAAGAGACAGTCCATGACTCGAGTGTCGACATGGATGTCGTTTCTGATGCAAATTCAGAGCCAG AGGAGGGAGAAATTCTGGCCAATG TTGAATTAGAAGAATACGACCCAACCAACCCATCACTGGAAGTAAGATCAGGCGTGTCTAACAACCCGGCCAGTCCATCGCATGAAACTCCTACACAAGCAGCCACATTGGCAGGAAACACGATCACCGACCAATCTCCCGGAGCAACTGCAGAAGAGAGCGTAGCTGATCAGTCACCTGAGGAAAACACCGTCGGCAATAGTTCGGTTGATCACAATCAGTCACAGCAAGAAGAGAAATCAGAAGAGTATTGTCCTGAAAATAACTGGTCGTTGGACTTCCCACCCGGTCGCGTTGATCTGTGCGCCGGTATCAAAGGTGGCCAGTGGAAAGCCATTCATAAGTTACTGAAAGCAAGAAAGAAGTGA